A section of the Candidatus Binatia bacterium genome encodes:
- the degP gene encoding peptidase: MRTRYIFATWVVVLFAAIAPSWVRALSSVPESFSEVAKTARPVVVNIFSTRVVRVPGSTGDPVEDFFRQFFGPGLPYRAQRQQSLGSGFIISSDGYIVTNAHVVALAQQIRVRLATREEYDAKVVGMDQKTDIALLKIRPKSPLPAAKLGDSDALEVGDWVLAVGNPFGLASTVTAGIVSAKDRVIGAGPYDDFIQTDASINPGNSGGPLLNLRGEVVGINSAIFSRSGGSIGIGFAIPINLAKKVVAELREHGRVIRGWLGVSIQDVTGEMVESFGLDRPRGALVVEVEPGSPADRAGIRRGDVIIEFNGAPIEESRQLSARIAELPVGRTVSLVLIRDGKERRLTVTIAESPEEAQFGVESRSAARSWGLVLTDLTPQLAARFRVPRGVRGAMIREIIPGSPADRSGLQPGDVIRQVDRTPVTSAQACERALAQAGDSVLLLVQRGQASGYELLERGEEEP; this comes from the coding sequence ATGCGCACTCGTTACATCTTCGCGACCTGGGTCGTGGTTTTGTTTGCCGCCATTGCTCCTTCTTGGGTGCGTGCTCTTTCCAGTGTTCCCGAAAGTTTTTCCGAAGTCGCAAAAACGGCTCGTCCCGTGGTCGTCAATATCTTTTCCACTCGCGTGGTGCGCGTACCCGGGTCGACCGGCGACCCGGTGGAGGATTTTTTCCGGCAGTTTTTCGGGCCCGGGTTGCCGTATCGCGCGCAGCGGCAGCAAAGTCTCGGCTCGGGCTTCATCATTTCCAGCGACGGCTACATCGTAACCAACGCGCACGTGGTCGCGCTGGCGCAGCAAATCCGCGTGCGTTTGGCGACGCGGGAAGAATACGATGCGAAAGTTGTCGGTATGGACCAAAAAACCGACATCGCTTTACTGAAGATCCGCCCCAAGTCGCCCCTGCCCGCAGCCAAACTCGGCGACTCCGATGCCCTCGAAGTCGGCGACTGGGTCCTCGCCGTGGGCAACCCGTTTGGCCTAGCTTCCACGGTCACGGCGGGCATTGTCAGCGCCAAGGATCGGGTGATTGGCGCGGGACCGTATGACGATTTCATCCAGACCGATGCTTCCATCAATCCCGGGAACTCTGGAGGGCCACTCCTCAACTTGCGTGGTGAAGTCGTGGGTATCAACTCTGCGATCTTCAGTCGGTCGGGTGGCAGCATCGGCATTGGTTTTGCGATCCCAATCAACCTAGCCAAGAAAGTGGTGGCCGAACTCCGGGAGCATGGTCGAGTCATCCGAGGGTGGCTTGGCGTTTCGATCCAAGACGTGACCGGGGAGATGGTCGAATCGTTCGGACTGGATCGCCCGCGTGGAGCACTAGTGGTGGAGGTCGAGCCGGGTAGCCCGGCGGACCGCGCAGGTATCCGTCGCGGCGACGTGATCATTGAGTTCAACGGCGCTCCAATCGAGGAAAGTCGGCAACTGTCGGCTCGCATCGCCGAGTTGCCGGTCGGACGCACGGTTTCGCTGGTGTTGATCCGCGACGGTAAGGAGCGAAGGCTGACGGTGACCATTGCGGAATCGCCCGAGGAGGCTCAGTTCGGTGTCGAGAGTCGTTCGGCAGCACGCTCTTGGGGTTTGGTGCTGACTGACCTTACGCCGCAGTTGGCTGCTCGTTTTCGCGTGCCCCGAGGCGTGCGCGGGGCAATGATCCGGGAAATCATTCCCGGTAGCCCGGCAGACCGCAGTGGCTTGCAGCCTGGTGATGTCATTCGCCAGGTAGACCGGACGCCCGTGACTTCTGCACAAGCGTGCGAGCGCGCGCTGGCGCAAGCCGGCGACTCTGTATTGCTACTGGTGCAGAGAGGCCAAGCAAGCGGCTACGAACTGCTGGAGCGGGGCGAGGAGGAACCGTAG
- a CDS encoding glucarate transporter translates to MSPAPSHAVYPSRVRHMVVALGLSVMAVAYLDRVCIAVAAPKMREEIHLTDTQLGYVFSAFTLAYALFEVPGGWLADRFGARLMLARIVVWWSAMTILTGAATGFGSLLAVRFLFGMGEAGLLPTLARAFRMWLPPTESGRAFGLTVMAGAVAGALSQPLVAGMLQFMSWRWSFVVFGAVGILWVGLWLRLFYERPEDHPKVNSAELRYIGARTDTGEHKFVWAALRDPSVVALCGMYFLVIYGWYFFLTWLPTYLMDERHFPLVQAGYLSALPLLAIAAGVAAGGWASDAAVRRWGEQVGRRLPALGGLPAASLAMVMGLSADGPWAATLFLSSAAGLAALSVAPAWAVCSSLGGRHAGSVTGAMNTFGNLGGALNSVVVGWSRDALGSWAPPLVSMAAAYLIATGLWFAVRVPPEKRGSNIPRDH, encoded by the coding sequence ATGAGTCCGGCTCCGTCGCATGCTGTCTATCCCAGCCGAGTGCGGCACATGGTCGTGGCGCTGGGTTTGTCGGTCATGGCCGTGGCATACCTGGATCGCGTTTGCATCGCAGTGGCCGCGCCGAAGATGCGCGAGGAGATCCACCTGACCGACACGCAACTCGGCTACGTTTTTAGCGCCTTCACTCTGGCGTACGCTCTCTTCGAAGTTCCGGGCGGCTGGCTGGCCGATCGCTTTGGTGCCCGTTTGATGTTGGCGCGCATCGTGGTGTGGTGGTCGGCAATGACCATTCTCACTGGTGCGGCCACGGGTTTTGGCTCGCTCCTCGCCGTACGATTTCTTTTTGGGATGGGAGAAGCCGGCCTTTTGCCGACACTGGCAAGGGCTTTTCGGATGTGGTTGCCACCCACGGAATCGGGGCGGGCCTTTGGCCTGACCGTAATGGCCGGCGCTGTTGCCGGGGCTCTCAGCCAACCGCTGGTTGCGGGAATGCTGCAATTCATGAGTTGGCGCTGGTCGTTCGTTGTGTTTGGGGCAGTCGGCATCCTCTGGGTCGGGCTGTGGCTCCGGCTTTTTTATGAACGGCCCGAGGACCACCCAAAAGTGAACTCGGCCGAACTGAGATACATCGGTGCTCGAACCGATACCGGCGAACACAAGTTTGTGTGGGCAGCGCTGCGGGATCCCAGCGTAGTCGCACTTTGTGGGATGTACTTTCTCGTTATTTATGGCTGGTACTTCTTCCTCACTTGGCTGCCGACGTACTTGATGGACGAGCGGCACTTTCCGTTAGTCCAGGCCGGCTACCTCTCGGCCTTGCCGTTGTTGGCGATTGCTGCCGGAGTTGCTGCCGGCGGCTGGGCGAGCGACGCCGCGGTGCGGCGCTGGGGCGAGCAGGTGGGACGCCGCCTGCCAGCTCTTGGCGGACTACCCGCCGCGTCTCTCGCCATGGTGATGGGGCTGAGCGCAGATGGACCATGGGCGGCGACTCTCTTCTTGAGTTCGGCAGCCGGCTTGGCCGCGCTGAGTGTCGCTCCGGCTTGGGCGGTGTGCTCGTCACTCGGTGGCCGACACGCGGGAAGTGTCACGGGTGCGATGAATACGTTCGGCAACTTGGGCGGTGCCCTTAACTCGGTAGTTGTCGGTTGGAGTCGGGATGCCCTGGGATCCTGGGCACCGCCGTTGGTTTCGATGGCCGCAGCGTATCTGATCGCTACGGGCTTGTGGTTCGCGGTGCGTGTGCCGCCCGAGAAACGCGGGTCCAACATCCCGCGCGACCATTAG
- the hisG1 gene encoding ATP phosphoribosyltransferase 1: protein MADTNAQRLKLGIPKGSLQDATVELFRRAGWKISISERSYFPTIDDATIRCSLVRAQEMARYVQDGTLDAGITGIDWIRENDAQVRTVCNLIYSKSSFRPTRWVLVVPEDSPVQKPEDLRGKRVATELVNFTRRFFAERNIPVEVEFSWGATEAKAADGLVDAIVEVTETGSTIRANRLRIVCELFQSNPQLIANESAWSDPWKRAKIQQIAMLLQGALEAEGKVGIKMNVPKDCLQRVVALIPSLTAPTVSPLYPSGNLEGREWFAVESVIPEAEVRELIPRLIAEGATGIIEYPLNKIVG, encoded by the coding sequence ATGGCGGACACGAACGCGCAACGGCTGAAGCTCGGGATCCCCAAAGGGAGCCTCCAAGACGCAACTGTGGAGCTTTTCCGCCGTGCCGGCTGGAAGATTTCCATTTCGGAGCGGAGTTATTTCCCGACCATTGATGATGCCACTATTCGCTGTTCTCTGGTGCGGGCGCAGGAGATGGCCCGTTACGTTCAGGACGGCACCCTCGACGCGGGCATTACCGGCATTGATTGGATCCGCGAGAACGACGCCCAAGTGCGCACGGTTTGCAACTTGATTTACTCTAAGTCGAGCTTTCGCCCCACCCGCTGGGTGCTTGTGGTGCCGGAAGATTCGCCGGTGCAAAAGCCCGAGGACCTCCGTGGCAAGCGTGTGGCCACGGAGCTCGTCAACTTCACCCGCCGCTTTTTTGCGGAGAGAAACATTCCCGTGGAGGTGGAGTTTTCGTGGGGGGCGACGGAGGCAAAGGCGGCGGACGGTTTAGTGGACGCCATTGTGGAAGTCACTGAAACGGGCAGCACGATCCGCGCGAACCGACTGCGCATCGTGTGTGAGCTCTTTCAGTCGAACCCACAGTTGATTGCAAACGAATCGGCCTGGTCCGACCCCTGGAAGCGGGCCAAGATCCAGCAGATCGCCATGCTCCTGCAAGGCGCGTTAGAAGCCGAAGGCAAGGTAGGCATCAAAATGAACGTCCCCAAAGATTGCCTGCAACGAGTGGTCGCACTGATACCCAGCCTGACTGCGCCTACGGTTTCACCGCTCTATCCCAGCGGGAACCTGGAGGGGCGGGAGTGGTTTGCCGTGGAGAGCGTGATTCCCGAGGCTGAGGTGCGCGAACTCATTCCTCGATTGATTGCCGAAGGCGCCACGGGCATCATCGAGTACCCGCTGAATAAAATTGTGGGATAA
- the hisI gene encoding phosphoribosyl-AMP cyclohydrolase translates to MKLEPDFEKRGGLVVAIAQDAESGEVLMVAYMNRAAWEKTLATGKACYWSTSRNELWLKGETSGHVQEVKEILLDCDADAVLLKVHQRGGAACHEGYRSCFFRQRTGEEWRVVQERVVDPKVVYGRPQE, encoded by the coding sequence ATGAAACTCGAGCCGGATTTCGAAAAGCGCGGGGGGCTCGTCGTCGCCATCGCGCAGGATGCCGAAAGCGGCGAGGTTCTGATGGTGGCGTACATGAACCGGGCTGCTTGGGAAAAAACCCTGGCCACGGGCAAGGCCTGTTACTGGAGCACTTCTCGCAATGAGTTGTGGCTCAAGGGCGAAACCTCGGGTCATGTACAGGAAGTGAAGGAAATTTTGCTCGACTGCGATGCGGATGCCGTGCTGCTCAAAGTGCACCAACGTGGGGGAGCAGCGTGTCACGAGGGATACCGCAGTTGTTTCTTCCGCCAGCGCACCGGCGAGGAGTGGCGAGTGGTGCAAGAACGCGTGGTGGATCCAAAGGTGGTTTACGGCCGCCCGCAGGAGTAA
- the lpxD gene encoding UDP-3-O-acylglucosamine N-acyltransferase, translated as MRLEDIARRLECELRGPGDVDIRRIMPIHEAEPGDLTFLANPRYRRHLETTKASAIILGMEEPEVSLPSLRAKDPYDAFARAVDLFFIPPPQWEGIHPTAVIHPSATIGPDANIGPYCVIGPGVVLGARARLEAHVVLYPEVRIGDDFHAHAHAVVRERVIIGHRVVLQPGCVLGGDGFGFVLSKDGTARRITQAGTVIVGDDVEVGANTTVDRAAIGATRIEQGAKIDNLVMVAHGCTVGAGSAIAAQTGLSGSTRVGRYVRLGGQVGCAGHLTVGDGAQVAAQSGVHNDVPAGAVFGGTPAVDIRRWRREYAALQRLPEALQRLRKIERQLKSLGVPLRAEREEDRS; from the coding sequence ATGAGGCTTGAAGACATTGCTCGAAGGTTGGAGTGCGAGTTACGCGGTCCCGGAGACGTGGATATTCGCCGCATCATGCCGATCCACGAGGCCGAGCCTGGAGACCTGACCTTTTTGGCCAACCCCAGGTACCGACGCCATCTCGAAACAACCAAAGCCTCTGCAATCATCCTCGGGATGGAGGAGCCCGAGGTGTCGCTACCGTCCCTGCGGGCAAAGGATCCTTATGACGCATTTGCGCGCGCCGTCGACTTGTTCTTCATCCCTCCACCGCAGTGGGAGGGGATCCATCCGACTGCGGTCATTCATCCATCGGCCACAATCGGACCGGACGCCAACATTGGCCCGTATTGCGTCATTGGTCCCGGCGTTGTCCTCGGCGCTCGCGCCCGACTCGAAGCCCACGTCGTTTTGTACCCCGAGGTTCGCATTGGCGACGACTTTCATGCCCATGCGCACGCAGTCGTTCGCGAGCGGGTCATCATCGGCCACCGAGTCGTGTTGCAACCGGGCTGCGTGCTCGGCGGCGATGGCTTCGGCTTTGTGTTGTCGAAAGATGGCACGGCGCGCCGCATCACCCAGGCGGGAACCGTGATCGTGGGGGATGATGTGGAGGTGGGTGCAAACACCACCGTAGACCGGGCGGCCATTGGGGCTACCCGCATCGAGCAAGGGGCAAAGATCGACAACCTCGTGATGGTGGCCCATGGGTGCACCGTGGGTGCAGGAAGTGCGATTGCGGCGCAAACCGGGCTGTCCGGCAGCACGCGAGTGGGCCGTTACGTGCGCTTGGGTGGGCAGGTGGGCTGTGCCGGTCATCTCACCGTCGGTGATGGCGCCCAGGTGGCAGCACAATCCGGCGTCCACAATGATGTGCCCGCAGGCGCTGTTTTCGGGGGAACGCCCGCCGTGGACATTCGGCGCTGGCGGCGCGAGTACGCTGCTCTGCAGCGCTTGCCGGAAGCTTTGCAGCGGCTCCGCAAGATCGAGCGGCAATTGAAAAGCCTGGGAGTTCCCCTGCGTGCCGAAAGAGAGGAGGACCGGTCGTGA
- the gloB gene encoding hydroxyacylglutathione hydrolase → MEVVPIPQLRDNYAYLVIDPKTKKAAVVDCAEALPVQREIERRGVELVALLPTHHHYDHVGGHDQLLRAYPVEVLAYAGQRDRIPGCTREVREGDKIHIGELTAEVIFIPAHTTGHVAYYFPEERVVFTGDTLFVAGCGRLFEGDAAMMMASLAKLASLPDDTRVYCGHEYTLKNLEFALELEPNNAALRAKYERVRALRQRGVPTVPSTIGEEKATNPFLRWNSSELQGSVRRIDPRVPPDPVAIFAKVRELKDAY, encoded by the coding sequence ATGGAAGTCGTGCCGATTCCGCAACTGCGCGACAACTATGCCTATCTCGTCATCGATCCAAAAACCAAGAAGGCTGCCGTGGTGGATTGCGCCGAGGCTTTACCGGTGCAACGCGAGATCGAGCGGCGTGGAGTGGAGCTTGTGGCTCTGCTCCCGACCCATCATCACTACGATCACGTCGGCGGCCATGACCAGTTGCTGCGGGCATATCCGGTGGAAGTCTTGGCGTACGCCGGTCAACGGGATCGCATTCCAGGATGCACCCGCGAGGTGCGGGAGGGAGACAAGATCCACATTGGCGAGCTGACCGCCGAGGTTATTTTTATCCCAGCGCACACGACTGGCCACGTCGCGTACTATTTCCCGGAAGAACGCGTGGTGTTCACCGGCGACACGTTGTTCGTCGCGGGCTGTGGTCGCTTGTTCGAGGGGGACGCCGCCATGATGATGGCGTCGCTGGCGAAACTGGCCAGCCTTCCGGACGACACGAGGGTGTACTGTGGCCACGAGTATACGCTCAAAAATCTCGAATTTGCGTTGGAGCTCGAACCCAACAACGCAGCTCTGCGCGCAAAGTACGAGCGGGTTCGTGCGTTACGACAACGGGGAGTGCCTACGGTGCCGAGCACAATCGGCGAGGAAAAGGCCACCAATCCGTTTCTCCGATGGAACAGTTCGGAACTCCAGGGATCCGTACGCCGGATCGATCCGCGCGTGCCGCCCGATCCGGTGGCAATTTTCGCCAAGGTCCGAGAACTCAAGGACGCATACTGA
- the cysE gene encoding serine acetyltransferase — protein sequence MSPEPTRYDELEAIIDAVTASYDGSHEIDSLETAALPNRRAVIEALHHLKHAIFMGFYSTRPLTQGNLRYAISEHLHPAYEILVEQIGRAQTWERMCSRETVPRDPQWAEDVVLRLLRKLPELRDLLNLDVLAAFAGDPAAKSVEEVVFSYPAIQAITTHRIAHELYLEQVPMIPRILSEYAHSETGIDIHPGATIGKSFFIDHGTGVVIGETCVIGDNVKIYQGVTLGALSVPRDADGVLLRNRKRHPTIEDNVTIYSGATILGGDTVIGEGSVIGGNLWIVESVPPHSRLTRETHPQHR from the coding sequence ATGAGCCCCGAGCCAACACGATACGATGAACTCGAAGCCATTATCGATGCCGTGACGGCAAGTTACGACGGCAGCCACGAAATCGACAGTCTGGAAACTGCCGCTCTTCCCAACCGCCGTGCGGTCATCGAGGCGCTCCATCACCTCAAACACGCAATTTTCATGGGCTTTTATAGCACCCGGCCACTGACTCAGGGCAACTTGCGCTACGCTATCAGCGAGCACCTGCATCCCGCTTATGAAATTCTGGTGGAGCAAATTGGTCGCGCGCAAACGTGGGAGCGCATGTGCTCGCGCGAGACCGTGCCTCGCGACCCCCAGTGGGCGGAAGACGTCGTGTTGCGTCTGTTGCGCAAACTACCTGAGCTGCGCGACCTGCTCAATCTCGACGTGCTTGCGGCCTTCGCCGGCGACCCTGCCGCAAAAAGCGTCGAGGAAGTCGTCTTCAGTTACCCCGCGATCCAAGCGATTACCACACACCGGATTGCCCACGAGCTCTACTTGGAGCAAGTGCCCATGATTCCACGCATTCTGTCGGAATACGCACACAGCGAAACCGGCATTGACATCCACCCCGGAGCCACCATCGGCAAGAGCTTTTTCATTGATCATGGAACCGGCGTGGTGATCGGCGAGACCTGTGTCATCGGCGACAACGTGAAAATTTATCAAGGAGTCACTTTGGGGGCGCTCAGCGTGCCCCGGGATGCCGACGGCGTCTTGCTGCGCAACCGGAAGCGACATCCCACCATCGAGGACAACGTGACCATATATTCGGGTGCGACCATTCTCGGCGGTGACACGGTCATCGGAGAGGGTTCCGTCATCGGCGGAAACCTGTGGATCGTAGAGTCGGTGCCGCCACACAGCCGCCTTACACGCGAAACCCACCCGCAGCACCGCTGA
- a CDS encoding ATP--cob(I)alamin adenosyltransferase has protein sequence MPIRITRVYTRTGDQGETALVGGKRVPKDTPRIEAYGTLDELNAVLGIARAFNSDTPSLAARQRVEDILKQLQNELFDLGGELATPPEAQHEEMFRVGEREIKALEKTLDELQKDLEPLRSFILPGGGKVSAFLHQARTVCRRAERLVLRLSREEEIGPWPLRYLNRLSDLLFVLARWVAKQTGEPEFLWERGLQSHRRSGAKLSKGGEK, from the coding sequence ATGCCGATTCGAATCACGCGTGTGTACACGCGCACGGGAGATCAAGGAGAGACAGCGCTCGTCGGTGGGAAACGCGTCCCGAAAGACACGCCCCGCATCGAAGCGTATGGCACGCTCGACGAGCTCAACGCCGTTTTGGGCATTGCTCGTGCGTTCAACAGCGACACCCCTTCCCTCGCCGCGCGGCAGCGGGTGGAAGATATTCTCAAACAGCTTCAAAACGAGCTGTTCGACTTGGGGGGCGAGCTTGCAACCCCGCCCGAAGCCCAACACGAAGAAATGTTCCGAGTCGGCGAACGGGAGATCAAAGCGCTGGAGAAGACGCTCGACGAGTTGCAAAAGGACCTTGAACCGTTGCGCTCGTTCATCCTCCCTGGAGGAGGAAAGGTAAGCGCGTTTCTGCACCAGGCTCGTACGGTGTGCCGGCGTGCGGAGCGGCTGGTGCTGCGCTTGAGCCGCGAAGAAGAGATTGGTCCGTGGCCACTGCGATATTTGAATCGTCTCAGCGATCTTTTGTTCGTGCTCGCGCGCTGGGTTGCCAAACAAACCGGTGAGCCCGAGTTCTTGTGGGAGCGCGGTTTGCAAAGCCACCGGCGCTCCGGGGCAAAGCTGAGCAAGGGAGGAGAGAAGTGA
- a CDS encoding MBL fold hydrolase has product MTPRRTYLKQMQLGPMENFVYLVGDPRTRKVALVDPAWDIDAIVRTLEEENLEPVAVLVTHFHPDHLGGNLFGHHIAGAAELLERNFPLKVYLHKSEVDYAQRIAGLSRSDVVPTESGDTLAVGDLEIRFLHTPGHTPGSQCFLADKALISGDTLFIGSCGRVDLPGSDPAQMYDSLVNKLAALPDDTVLYPGHNYASERSSTIGKEKRTNLYLRFHRLDDFLRFMGYA; this is encoded by the coding sequence GTGACGCCGCGTCGCACCTACCTCAAGCAAATGCAGTTGGGACCGATGGAGAACTTTGTGTACCTCGTGGGCGATCCTCGCACCCGTAAGGTCGCGCTGGTGGACCCGGCATGGGACATCGATGCGATCGTGAGGACTTTAGAGGAGGAAAACCTCGAGCCCGTCGCGGTGTTGGTGACGCATTTTCACCCGGATCACCTGGGCGGAAATCTGTTCGGCCATCACATTGCCGGCGCAGCCGAGCTGCTGGAGCGAAATTTCCCCCTCAAGGTCTACCTGCACAAAAGCGAGGTGGATTATGCGCAGCGAATTGCCGGGCTTTCGCGCAGTGACGTAGTGCCGACCGAGAGCGGCGACACGTTGGCGGTGGGCGACTTGGAAATTCGCTTTCTCCACACTCCCGGGCATACCCCAGGGTCGCAGTGCTTCCTCGCCGACAAGGCCCTCATTTCCGGAGATACGCTCTTTATCGGGAGCTGCGGCCGTGTAGACCTGCCGGGCAGCGACCCTGCGCAAATGTACGACAGCTTGGTCAACAAGCTGGCCGCGCTTCCGGACGACACCGTGCTTTACCCCGGCCACAATTACGCCAGCGAGCGAAGCTCGACGATTGGGAAGGAAAAGCGGACAAACCTGTATCTCCGTTTCCATCGCTTGGACGACTTCCTGCGCTTCATGGGGTACGCATGA